The Methylacidimicrobium sp. B4 genome contains a region encoding:
- a CDS encoding 3-isopropylmalate dehydratase translates to MATLSGPAYVVGDNIDTDQIIPAQYLMLVPTVPDELRKLGSYALSGLPDDLYPERFVAPGEETTRYPIVIAGRNFGCGSSREHAPIALAAAGCRIVIAESYARIFFRNSVSTGVLYPCECAGRLCDRIRTGDLVEVDLQRETLSVGTTRHALKPLGEARPVIEAGGIFQYARKTGMVPTP, encoded by the coding sequence GTGGCTACGCTATCCGGTCCCGCCTACGTCGTTGGCGACAACATCGACACCGATCAGATCATCCCGGCGCAATACCTCATGCTGGTGCCGACGGTGCCCGACGAGCTCCGCAAGCTCGGCTCCTACGCCCTTTCGGGCCTGCCCGACGATCTCTACCCCGAGCGGTTCGTGGCTCCCGGGGAAGAGACGACCCGCTATCCGATCGTGATCGCCGGTCGCAACTTCGGCTGCGGCTCCTCCCGGGAGCATGCGCCGATCGCGCTTGCCGCCGCGGGCTGCCGGATCGTGATCGCCGAAAGCTACGCGCGGATCTTCTTCCGCAACTCGGTTTCGACCGGGGTCCTCTACCCCTGCGAGTGCGCCGGGCGGCTCTGCGACCGGATCCGGACCGGCGATCTCGTCGAGGTCGATCTCCAGCGGGAAACCCTCTCCGTGGGCACCACGCGCCACGCGCTGAAGCCGCTGGGAGAGGCGAGGCCCGTCATCGAAGCGGGAGGCATTTTCCAATACGCCCGCAAGACCGGCATGGTGCCGACCCCGTAG
- the leuB gene encoding 3-isopropylmalate dehydrogenase, which produces MKTYRIAVLAGDGIGPEIMAATLPLLRSAAHKFGFRLDFEEALVGGAAIDAAGKALPDETLEVCRNSQAILFGAVGGPQWEALPAEKQPERAALLPLRRTFGLYANLRPISCYPELLGASPLKAEVARGVDLLVVRELTGGLYFGQPKGTVMTDRGERAIDTLVYETAEIERVARVAFEAARSRKKFVTLIDKANVLESSLLWRKTVRRIAADYTDVQLGFLYVDNAAMQLVRNPRQFDVLLCENLFGDILSDEAAALCGSLGMLPSASLGKARFGLYEPAGGSAPDIAGKGIANPSAQILCAALLLRYSLGEEEAAQAIEAAFRAALSDGFRTPDIADDGGKTVGTEAFAQAILDRLENP; this is translated from the coding sequence ATGAAGACCTATCGCATCGCCGTCCTCGCCGGAGACGGCATCGGCCCGGAAATCATGGCCGCCACCCTCCCGCTCCTGCGGTCCGCCGCGCACAAGTTCGGTTTCCGCCTCGACTTCGAGGAAGCCCTCGTGGGGGGAGCCGCGATCGACGCCGCCGGCAAAGCCCTCCCCGATGAGACCCTGGAGGTCTGCCGCAACTCCCAAGCGATCCTCTTTGGCGCCGTCGGGGGCCCCCAGTGGGAAGCCCTTCCCGCCGAGAAGCAGCCCGAGCGCGCCGCCCTTCTGCCCCTCCGGCGCACCTTCGGCCTCTACGCCAACCTCCGCCCGATCTCCTGCTATCCGGAGCTCCTGGGCGCCTCCCCCCTCAAGGCCGAGGTCGCCCGCGGCGTCGACCTGCTGGTCGTGCGAGAGCTGACCGGAGGGCTCTACTTTGGCCAGCCCAAGGGGACCGTGATGACCGACCGGGGAGAGCGGGCCATCGACACCCTGGTCTACGAAACCGCCGAGATCGAGCGGGTCGCTCGTGTCGCCTTCGAGGCGGCGCGCTCGCGGAAGAAGTTCGTCACCCTGATCGACAAGGCCAATGTGCTCGAATCGAGCCTCCTCTGGCGGAAGACCGTGCGCCGGATCGCCGCCGACTACACCGACGTCCAGCTGGGCTTCCTCTACGTCGACAATGCGGCGATGCAGCTGGTGCGCAACCCCCGGCAGTTCGACGTCCTCCTTTGCGAAAACCTCTTCGGCGACATCCTGAGCGACGAGGCGGCCGCCCTCTGTGGCTCCCTCGGCATGCTTCCGAGCGCTTCGCTCGGCAAAGCCCGGTTCGGCCTCTATGAGCCCGCCGGCGGCTCCGCCCCCGACATCGCGGGCAAGGGGATCGCCAATCCGAGCGCGCAGATCCTCTGCGCCGCCCTCCTCCTCCGCTACAGCCTCGGCGAGGAAGAGGCGGCCCAGGCGATCGAAGCGGCATTCCGCGCGGCCTTGAGCGATGGCTTCCGGACGCCCGATATCGCCGATGACGGCGGGAAGACCGTCGGAACGGAAGCGTTTGCCCAGGCGATCCTCGACCGGCTCGAAAACCCCTGA
- a CDS encoding Lrp/AsnC family transcriptional regulator, with protein sequence MNSIKRREPLPIGTEDLVNARILSVSEDKLAGFHPEPFAEIARLADLPLATVTARIRAMLEGGTIRRVRQTLLANDLAPGALIAWEIPEEKLGAAFDFLVVEDPFSGHVVLRSTDSACAGSSFRLWSTLKVPQGFSLEAHCRYLSTQIGAIRHRILRAKGIFTLGVGHVRRRTLEIGAICPAKAQMHAVEVRRLSGEQWKVLGALKEELRPEEISLGLWDSRARSVGLGLPEFVRIARELEQLGILGRFSTFLEHVKPLSTGERVTRFNGLFHWAVPQGREKEAGEEIGRFEVLTHCYWREAGPDFGNVNLMAVAHGREKDRLLLHKAAIDEHLRQVGIPVLYSNIFWGGRSEIKPSEILPEAYRKWSHTRRIDWETMRDGSS encoded by the coding sequence ATGAACTCGATCAAGCGGAGGGAACCCCTTCCCATCGGTACAGAGGACCTGGTCAACGCGCGCATCCTCTCGGTCTCCGAGGACAAGCTGGCCGGCTTCCACCCAGAACCCTTTGCCGAGATCGCCCGCCTCGCCGACCTTCCCCTCGCCACGGTCACCGCCCGGATCCGGGCGATGCTCGAGGGCGGGACGATCCGCCGGGTGCGGCAGACCCTGCTCGCCAACGACCTGGCTCCCGGCGCCCTGATCGCCTGGGAGATCCCGGAGGAGAAGCTCGGGGCGGCCTTCGACTTCCTCGTGGTCGAGGACCCCTTCAGCGGCCATGTCGTCCTCCGCTCGACCGATTCCGCCTGCGCCGGCTCCTCCTTCCGCCTCTGGAGCACCCTCAAGGTGCCGCAAGGCTTCTCCCTTGAAGCCCACTGTCGCTACCTGTCTACCCAGATCGGGGCGATCCGCCACCGGATCCTCCGTGCCAAGGGAATCTTCACCCTCGGCGTCGGCCACGTCCGCCGGCGGACGCTCGAGATCGGTGCGATCTGCCCGGCCAAGGCCCAGATGCACGCGGTCGAGGTGAGACGACTTTCCGGGGAGCAGTGGAAGGTCCTCGGTGCTCTCAAGGAAGAGCTCCGGCCGGAGGAGATTAGCCTGGGTCTCTGGGACTCTCGAGCCCGGTCGGTCGGCCTGGGCCTTCCGGAATTCGTCCGAATCGCGCGAGAGCTCGAGCAGCTCGGCATCCTCGGCCGCTTCTCGACCTTTCTCGAGCATGTGAAGCCCCTCTCGACGGGCGAGCGGGTCACCCGCTTCAACGGCCTCTTCCACTGGGCGGTGCCGCAGGGAAGGGAGAAGGAGGCGGGGGAAGAGATCGGCCGCTTCGAGGTCCTCACCCACTGCTACTGGCGAGAGGCCGGCCCCGACTTCGGCAACGTCAACCTGATGGCGGTCGCGCATGGCCGGGAAAAGGATCGGCTGCTGCTCCACAAGGCCGCCATCGACGAGCACCTTCGCCAGGTCGGGATCCCGGTCCTCTACTCGAACATCTTCTGGGGAGGCCGCAGCGAAATCAAACCGTCGGAAATCTTGCCGGAGGCGTACCGGAAATGGAGCCACACAAGGAGAATCGACTGGGAGACGATGCGCGACGGCTCTTCCTGA
- a CDS encoding SulP family inorganic anion transporter produces MEPHKENRLGDDARRLFLKRIWPASARLARRLRDQWNELHLELGPLRATFRSYSGAKLRADLSAALNVALLSFPQGMAYALIAGLPIQFGIYACAVSSVIGPLFQSSRYVVLGPTNATAVLVFSSYLSMEGKIDKLHSLSFLLLLIGLALLAGAIFRAAALTQYVSRTVVIGYITGAALLIIANQVHHILGVSIPEASTFFDILNQTIRHAGQAQWPSVALSLLSFLAWWWLKTAFPKLPAVAIALLVVSLLTLPLRSLHLPIRYLDPIPFGFWPVSLPSFHWDWFSQLASASLALAFFAAIEGASIGKSLASRSGEPIDPNREMFAQGAANVACAFLGGMPVSGSLTRSALNWISRPATVLANFWSGLLLAAGLLLAGPFFAYIPMPALATLVVLTGFSLINWRDIRIAVETTTADALAFLVTFLSALLTPLDFAIGLGIGVSLLLFLKQVGQPSLIEYTYDEQEGLREKGRAEERILPEICIIHVEGELFFGVADLFREQIRRICFDPSLRVVILRMRNAHHLDATCALAIDELAKMMHESGRHLLISGATRPIIRVLRSSGVIDTIGRENVFPLFGVHPNLSTRNALLRAQQLLGKKESEVRIFFEKIHAKPKGGERQTESEG; encoded by the coding sequence ATGGAGCCACACAAGGAGAATCGACTGGGAGACGATGCGCGACGGCTCTTCCTGAAGCGCATCTGGCCCGCGTCCGCTCGACTGGCTCGCCGGCTTCGGGATCAGTGGAACGAGCTCCACCTGGAGCTCGGGCCCTTGCGGGCCACCTTCCGCTCCTACTCGGGGGCGAAGCTGCGCGCCGACCTGAGTGCTGCGCTCAACGTTGCCCTCCTCTCCTTTCCGCAGGGGATGGCCTATGCCCTCATCGCGGGGCTGCCCATCCAGTTCGGAATCTACGCCTGCGCGGTCTCCTCGGTCATCGGCCCGCTCTTCCAGAGCTCCCGTTACGTCGTCCTCGGTCCGACCAACGCCACCGCGGTGCTGGTCTTCAGCTCCTACCTGAGCATGGAGGGGAAGATCGACAAGCTCCACTCCTTGAGCTTTCTTTTGCTCCTGATCGGGCTGGCCCTCCTCGCCGGCGCGATCTTCCGTGCGGCGGCCCTCACCCAATATGTCTCCCGGACCGTCGTGATCGGCTACATCACCGGCGCGGCCCTCCTCATCATCGCCAACCAGGTACACCATATCCTCGGCGTTTCGATCCCGGAAGCCTCGACCTTTTTCGACATCCTCAACCAGACGATCCGCCACGCGGGCCAAGCCCAATGGCCCTCCGTCGCCTTGAGCCTCCTCTCCTTCCTCGCCTGGTGGTGGCTCAAGACCGCCTTCCCCAAGCTCCCTGCGGTAGCGATCGCCCTCCTCGTGGTCTCCCTCCTTACGCTCCCTCTCCGCTCGCTCCACCTTCCGATCCGCTACCTCGACCCGATCCCCTTCGGCTTCTGGCCGGTGAGCCTGCCCTCCTTCCACTGGGACTGGTTTTCCCAGCTCGCCAGCGCTTCCTTAGCCCTCGCCTTCTTCGCCGCGATCGAAGGGGCGAGCATCGGCAAGTCGCTCGCCAGCCGCTCCGGCGAGCCCATCGATCCCAACCGCGAGATGTTCGCCCAGGGCGCGGCCAACGTCGCCTGCGCCTTCCTGGGAGGCATGCCCGTCTCGGGATCCCTCACCCGCTCCGCCCTCAACTGGATCAGCAGGCCCGCCACCGTCCTCGCCAACTTCTGGAGTGGCCTCTTGCTGGCGGCGGGTCTCCTTCTGGCGGGCCCCTTTTTCGCCTACATCCCCATGCCCGCCCTCGCGACGCTGGTCGTCCTTACGGGATTTTCCCTCATCAACTGGCGCGACATCCGCATCGCGGTCGAAACGACGACGGCCGACGCCCTCGCCTTCCTGGTGACCTTCCTGAGCGCCCTCCTCACTCCCCTCGACTTTGCGATCGGCCTGGGCATCGGCGTCTCCCTCCTCCTCTTCCTCAAGCAGGTGGGCCAGCCTTCCTTGATCGAATACACCTATGACGAGCAGGAAGGGTTGCGCGAGAAAGGCCGCGCCGAGGAGAGGATCCTCCCCGAGATCTGCATCATCCATGTCGAGGGAGAGCTCTTCTTCGGTGTGGCCGATCTCTTCCGCGAGCAGATCCGCCGGATCTGCTTCGATCCTTCCCTCCGCGTCGTCATCCTGCGGATGCGCAACGCCCACCACCTCGATGCGACCTGCGCCCTCGCCATCGACGAGCTCGCCAAGATGATGCACGAGAGCGGCCGTCACCTCCTCATCAGCGGGGCGACCCGGCCAATCATCCGGGTCCTCCGCAGCTCTGGCGTAATCGATACGATTGGCCGGGAGAACGTCTTCCCCCTCTTTGGCGTCCATCCCAACCTCTCGACCCGCAACGCCCTCCTCCGCGCCCAGCAGCTCCTCGGCAAGAAGGAGAGCGAAGTCCGCATCTTCTTTGAGAAGATCCATGCCAAGCCCAAGGGCGGGGAGCGCCAGACGGAGAGCGAGGGGTAG
- a CDS encoding ISL3 family transposase, whose protein sequence is MDANKLFAAALQLGSEWKVSRSELSAKEHTLKIWLDFQQGHRFPCPECRRASPVHDTVEKRWRHMNFWQYRTELIARVPRIDCPEHGVRLVEVPWARAGSGFTLMMEAVILMLSREMSVSAMAEMLKEQDTRLWRVLGHYVEKAYRREDWSEVKKILVDETSSKRGHRYVTVVTDAESRKLLFLAEGRGKEALEAFAKEMKEHNADPGQIEAICMDMSPSYISGAREFFPKAERIFDHFHVMQMAGEAVDQVRKEFGRQGLLPKGSLWALRGNEWTRSEEQKGLRSSLCAAYPRLGRAIGLREALQEILSQEDPQELRWWFRWADRSRLAPFRRLSKTIKEHLGGIIAFLQSRITNGTIEAINGLIQLAKRMARGFRSFRYLRIAAFLKAGKLRLDLPALPT, encoded by the coding sequence ATGGACGCGAACAAGCTTTTTGCTGCGGCGCTGCAACTGGGTTCGGAATGGAAGGTGAGCCGGAGTGAGCTCTCCGCGAAGGAGCACACTCTGAAGATCTGGCTCGATTTTCAGCAAGGTCATCGGTTTCCCTGTCCGGAATGTCGAAGAGCTTCCCCCGTACACGACACGGTGGAGAAGCGGTGGAGGCACATGAACTTCTGGCAGTACCGGACCGAGTTGATCGCTCGGGTTCCTCGGATCGACTGTCCGGAGCATGGAGTTCGGCTGGTGGAGGTTCCTTGGGCCAGGGCGGGGAGCGGGTTTACTCTCATGATGGAGGCGGTCATTTTGATGCTTTCCCGGGAGATGTCGGTTTCCGCGATGGCGGAGATGCTCAAGGAGCAAGATACCCGGCTCTGGCGGGTCTTGGGGCACTACGTGGAAAAGGCCTACCGACGCGAGGACTGGAGCGAGGTCAAGAAGATCCTGGTGGATGAGACCAGTAGCAAGCGGGGCCACCGTTACGTGACGGTCGTTACCGATGCGGAGAGCCGGAAGCTGCTCTTCCTTGCCGAGGGGAGAGGAAAGGAGGCTCTGGAGGCCTTCGCCAAGGAGATGAAGGAACATAATGCCGATCCGGGGCAGATCGAAGCGATCTGCATGGATATGAGCCCCTCCTACATCTCTGGAGCCCGGGAGTTTTTTCCGAAGGCGGAGAGGATTTTTGATCATTTCCATGTCATGCAGATGGCGGGAGAGGCGGTCGACCAGGTGCGCAAGGAGTTCGGGCGTCAAGGGTTGCTGCCGAAAGGAAGCCTCTGGGCGCTCCGAGGTAACGAATGGACGCGAAGCGAGGAGCAGAAGGGTCTGCGGAGTTCCCTTTGCGCCGCCTATCCTCGATTGGGAAGAGCCATTGGGTTGCGAGAGGCTCTCCAAGAGATCCTCTCCCAGGAGGATCCCCAAGAGCTCCGCTGGTGGTTCCGGTGGGCGGATCGCAGTCGGCTTGCCCCCTTCCGAAGACTCTCCAAAACCATCAAAGAGCATCTGGGGGGAATCATCGCCTTTCTCCAGAGCCGGATCACCAACGGAACCATCGAAGCGATCAACGGGCTGATCCAGCTGGCCAAAAGGATGGCCAGAGGCTTTCGGAGCTTCCGCTACCTGAGAATTGCCGCGTTCCTCAAAGCCGGAAAGTTGCGGCTCGATCTTCCCGCCCTACCCACTTGA
- the tyrS gene encoding tyrosine--tRNA ligase, whose protein sequence is MAGEEELALLLRGTEQVHSAHELRERLAASRPLRVKFGVDPTSPDLHLGHSVPLFKLRQFQDLGHQAVLVIGDFTAQIGDPTGRNTTRPEVSAEEVRRNAATYREQAFRILDPDRVEIVWNASWFEKMTSRELLLLQRRATATQILQRRDFQQRLEKGEPIGLHELLYPLLQGWDSVMVRADVEIGGSDQLFNMLIGRDLQEQVKQPPQIVLTLPLLEGVDGENKMSKSLGNAIGVSESPDDIFGKTMSISDDLMGRWYPIFLGAPLSPEVHPMEAKKRLAERLVARFHGTEEAERARKTFERVFSQREVPEEIPEFALPGHEQPILEALLLIGAAPSKSEAKRLVAQGAVLIDGMRVTDPRSTVSLSDHPLLRCGRRFFARLKPERG, encoded by the coding sequence ATGGCGGGCGAAGAGGAGCTTGCGCTGCTGCTCCGCGGCACCGAGCAGGTCCATTCCGCGCACGAGCTGCGGGAGCGCTTGGCGGCCTCCCGCCCGCTCCGGGTGAAGTTCGGGGTCGATCCGACCTCGCCCGACCTGCATCTGGGCCATTCGGTGCCGCTCTTCAAGCTCCGCCAGTTCCAGGACTTGGGGCACCAGGCGGTCTTGGTCATCGGCGACTTTACCGCCCAGATCGGGGATCCGACCGGCCGCAACACCACCCGGCCCGAGGTTTCCGCCGAGGAGGTGCGCCGCAACGCGGCGACCTACCGGGAGCAGGCCTTTCGGATCCTCGATCCCGATCGGGTCGAGATCGTCTGGAATGCGAGCTGGTTCGAGAAGATGACGAGCCGGGAGCTGCTGCTCCTCCAGCGCCGGGCGACCGCGACCCAGATCCTCCAGCGGCGCGATTTCCAGCAGCGCCTCGAGAAGGGCGAGCCGATCGGGCTCCACGAGCTCCTCTATCCCCTTCTCCAAGGCTGGGATTCGGTCATGGTCCGTGCCGATGTCGAGATCGGTGGCAGCGATCAGCTCTTCAACATGCTGATCGGCCGGGATCTCCAGGAGCAGGTGAAGCAGCCTCCCCAGATTGTGCTCACCCTCCCCCTCCTGGAGGGGGTCGACGGGGAGAACAAGATGAGCAAGTCGCTCGGGAATGCGATCGGGGTCTCCGAGTCCCCGGACGACATCTTCGGGAAGACGATGAGCATCTCCGATGACCTGATGGGGAGATGGTATCCCATCTTCCTGGGGGCTCCCCTCTCCCCCGAGGTCCATCCGATGGAGGCGAAGAAGCGGCTCGCCGAGCGGCTGGTCGCCCGATTTCACGGCACGGAGGAGGCAGAGAGGGCGCGCAAGACCTTCGAGCGGGTCTTTTCCCAGCGGGAGGTGCCGGAGGAGATCCCCGAGTTCGCCCTTCCCGGCCACGAGCAGCCCATTCTCGAAGCGCTCCTCCTCATCGGAGCCGCACCGAGCAAATCCGAGGCGAAGCGGCTGGTGGCCCAGGGTGCGGTGCTGATCGACGGGATGCGGGTCACCGATCCCCGCTCGACCGTGAGCCTTTCGGACCATCCTCTTCTCCGCTGCGGCCGGCGCTTCTTTGCGCGGCTCAAGCCCGAGCGAGGGTAG
- a CDS encoding ApaG domain, whose amino-acid sequence MKHAFSPQAVPGLEVKIERLRFRASSEGESERPLVCQYYLSIRNGSDRTVRLQGRKWVLTDEETGERVVIEGEGIVGSFPELRPGGKFCYSSYHLYRQATLAEGAYFGQDDGGRAIVVGVPPFRMAAAPEGEADRALP is encoded by the coding sequence ATGAAACACGCTTTCTCCCCGCAAGCCGTGCCCGGACTGGAGGTCAAGATCGAGCGGCTTCGTTTTCGCGCCTCTTCCGAGGGGGAGTCGGAACGTCCGCTGGTCTGCCAATATTACCTGAGCATCCGCAACGGGAGCGACCGGACCGTTCGGCTCCAAGGGAGAAAGTGGGTGCTCACCGATGAGGAGACGGGAGAAAGGGTGGTGATCGAGGGGGAGGGGATCGTTGGATCGTTTCCCGAGTTGCGGCCGGGCGGAAAGTTCTGCTATTCGAGCTACCATCTCTATCGGCAGGCCACCTTGGCCGAAGGGGCCTACTTCGGCCAGGACGACGGCGGGAGGGCGATCGTCGTCGGCGTCCCGCCGTTTCGCATGGCAGCCGCCCCGGAGGGAGAGGCCGACCGCGCGCTGCCCTGA
- the thiD gene encoding bifunctional hydroxymethylpyrimidine kinase/phosphomethylpyrimidine kinase: MSSFPPVALTIAGSDSSAGAGIQADLKTFSAFRTYGATAITAVVAEHPGKVLAISSVAPSLVGSQIAAVLAALPVRAVKTGMLYLPAIVQEAANQLRELARGLPLVVDPVLVASCGDPLSSRETLAALGETLFPLARLVTPNRAEAELLLGRELGSPAALADAARELAGRFGVPFLLKGGHLTGESAVDFLAEGGTLRSYAAPRISGASPHGTGCTLSAAITARLAWGDPLPDAVEKAKRWLTALLPHTIRSGPYAFLPLPGTGELPAATSLP, encoded by the coding sequence ATGAGCTCCTTCCCTCCTGTCGCGCTGACGATCGCGGGCTCCGACTCGAGCGCCGGTGCGGGCATTCAAGCCGATCTCAAGACCTTCTCCGCTTTCCGCACCTATGGGGCCACGGCAATCACCGCGGTCGTCGCGGAGCACCCCGGCAAGGTTCTGGCGATCTCGAGCGTCGCCCCGTCCCTGGTCGGCAGCCAGATTGCCGCCGTCCTTGCGGCCCTCCCGGTGCGTGCGGTCAAAACCGGAATGCTCTATCTTCCTGCTATTGTCCAGGAAGCGGCCAACCAGCTGAGGGAGCTCGCTCGCGGCCTTCCCCTGGTCGTCGACCCGGTCTTGGTCGCTTCGTGCGGCGATCCGCTCTCCTCCCGGGAGACCCTGGCGGCCCTCGGTGAGACGCTCTTTCCCCTGGCCCGCCTCGTCACCCCGAATCGGGCAGAAGCCGAGCTTCTCCTGGGAAGGGAGCTCGGCAGCCCCGCAGCGCTGGCGGACGCGGCCCGGGAGCTTGCAGGGCGATTCGGGGTCCCCTTCCTCCTCAAAGGCGGTCATCTGACCGGCGAGTCGGCGGTCGACTTCCTGGCCGAGGGAGGAACGCTGCGCTCCTACGCCGCGCCGCGGATCTCCGGGGCAAGCCCGCACGGGACCGGCTGCACGCTCTCCGCAGCCATCACGGCGCGGCTGGCCTGGGGAGATCCGCTCCCCGACGCCGTGGAGAAGGCCAAGCGGTGGCTCACCGCCCTGCTCCCACACACGATCCGCTCCGGGCCCTACGCATTCCTTCCACTGCCCGGGACGGGGGAGCTACCCGCGGCTACCAGCCTTCCGTAA
- the lptE gene encoding LPS assembly lipoprotein LptE encodes MRCRSNATGAGRPWLVLLLLAALLGGCSGGYRLGTVGGKQMHGLRTIWVPTVRNKTVIPQLQSMVTNEIIQAFDNDGSLRTVGPEEADAELDVTLTDFTRMPIRPEVLDPLTTAEYRFVLIGSATLLNRKLGRKTLNGVGVSGSSFFFTQINSPEAQRQVMPWVAQDFAKRVVVLVTEGW; translated from the coding sequence GTGAGGTGCCGGTCGAACGCAACGGGGGCTGGGCGCCCATGGCTGGTTCTGCTCCTGCTCGCGGCCCTGCTGGGGGGCTGCTCGGGAGGCTATCGCCTCGGAACGGTCGGCGGCAAGCAGATGCACGGGCTCCGTACCATCTGGGTTCCGACGGTGCGCAACAAGACGGTCATCCCGCAGCTCCAGTCGATGGTCACCAACGAGATCATCCAGGCCTTCGACAACGATGGGAGCTTGCGCACGGTTGGCCCCGAGGAGGCCGATGCGGAGCTCGACGTGACGCTCACCGACTTTACCCGGATGCCCATTCGTCCGGAGGTCCTCGATCCGCTGACGACCGCGGAATACCGCTTCGTCCTGATCGGGAGCGCGACGCTCCTCAATCGGAAGCTCGGGCGGAAGACGCTCAACGGGGTAGGTGTCTCCGGATCGAGCTTCTTCTTCACGCAGATCAACTCGCCGGAGGCGCAGCGGCAGGTGATGCCCTGGGTGGCCCAGGACTTCGCGAAGCGGGTCGTGGTCCTGGTTACGGAAGGCTGGTAG
- the bamD gene encoding outer membrane protein assembly factor BamD translates to MRIRRLLLALLVVGLAPMRLYAPLVWRPGEGWTDESTGAGLSASSSRDQLALGKKFLDAKDYDNALRAFNVLVRRWPYSFFAPEAQFRIAECLEKRGDFLKADKAYDKMIQKYPASSFFEQALERKLAIGNLYLAGEPQRLLGVPFGPSVKTAVDIYESIIRAAPYGRLAPIAEFQLGLARTQEKKYTEAIAAYSRILDKYPNSELADDAQYQLGYTWYVSALATAYDQSSGEKAMEAFEDYIVRYPLGDKVAAAREHLVLLKKRATLGSFNIATFYEKTRNYKAAFIYYSDVIRQNPDSEQGKIAEQKVKQLRPMVEKDLGLPTAQTASTATPLEAPSGPPPTGAPGGSSGANGP, encoded by the coding sequence GTGCGTATTCGGCGGCTGCTTTTGGCTCTCCTCGTAGTCGGGCTTGCCCCCATGCGGCTCTACGCTCCGCTCGTCTGGAGGCCCGGAGAGGGCTGGACCGACGAGAGCACGGGAGCCGGCCTCTCGGCGTCGAGCTCGCGCGATCAGCTTGCCCTGGGGAAGAAGTTCCTCGATGCGAAGGACTACGATAACGCCTTGCGCGCCTTTAACGTGCTCGTGCGCCGGTGGCCCTACTCCTTCTTTGCTCCTGAGGCGCAGTTCCGGATCGCCGAGTGCCTGGAGAAGCGAGGCGACTTCCTCAAGGCGGACAAGGCCTACGACAAGATGATCCAGAAGTACCCGGCGAGCTCCTTCTTCGAGCAGGCGCTCGAGCGGAAGCTGGCGATCGGTAATCTCTACCTGGCGGGAGAGCCGCAGCGGCTCCTGGGCGTGCCTTTCGGGCCCTCGGTGAAGACCGCCGTCGATATCTACGAGTCGATCATTCGGGCAGCACCGTACGGCCGGCTCGCCCCGATCGCGGAGTTTCAGCTGGGCTTGGCGAGGACCCAGGAGAAGAAGTACACCGAGGCGATTGCGGCATACAGCCGGATCCTCGACAAATACCCGAACTCGGAGCTGGCCGACGATGCACAGTACCAGCTCGGCTACACATGGTACGTCTCGGCCCTGGCCACGGCCTACGACCAGAGCTCGGGGGAGAAGGCGATGGAAGCCTTCGAGGACTATATCGTCCGCTACCCCCTCGGAGACAAGGTGGCGGCCGCACGGGAGCACCTGGTCCTTCTCAAGAAGCGGGCCACCCTCGGCAGCTTCAACATTGCGACCTTTTACGAGAAGACGCGCAACTACAAGGCCGCCTTCATCTACTACAGCGACGTGATCCGCCAGAACCCCGACTCGGAGCAGGGGAAGATTGCGGAGCAGAAGGTCAAGCAGCTTCGCCCCATGGTCGAAAAGGACCTTGGCCTGCCTACAGCGCAAACGGCAAGCACGGCCACTCCCTTGGAGGCGCCTTCCGGTCCGCCTCCAACGGGTGCGCCCGGAGGCAGCAGCGGAGCGAACGGGCCGTGA